A window of the Thalassospira indica genome harbors these coding sequences:
- a CDS encoding type II 3-dehydroquinate dehydratase has protein sequence MEVNELTGFKQNRQEDSGILGNAKAYTHTSVAILEAFAALFMAKFGIHLSNIQKRNAFRHDLNVSKAANGMIYGFGSRSTKNALDAMRGLIHTPS, from the coding sequence ATGGAAGTGAACGAGTTGACTGGTTTTAAGCAAAACCGACAAGAAGACTCTGGCATTCTTGGCAATGCTAAGGCATATACGCACACATCGGTTGCGATCCTTGAAGCTTTCGCCGCATTGTTCATGGCGAAATTCGGGATTCATCTGTCCAATATTCAAAAGCGGAATGCATTCAGACACGATTTAAACGTCTCGAAAGCTGCAAACGGCATGATCTACGGCTTTGGCTCCCGGAGCACCAAGAACGCCCTGGATGCCATGCGCGGATTGATCCACACACCATCATAA
- a CDS encoding acetyl-CoA carboxylase biotin carboxyl carrier protein, with amino-acid sequence MSKFNIDNDAIRQLAELLDDTNLTEIEVAAGDNRIRVARQGTMVAAAPAVAPAASAPAVAAPSDAASHPGAVKSPMVGVVYFAPEPGAAPFISVGASIAEGQTLMLIEAMKTFNPIRAPKSGKITQIIATDGHPVEYDEPLVIIE; translated from the coding sequence ATGAGCAAGTTCAACATCGACAATGACGCCATTCGCCAGCTCGCCGAGCTGCTGGACGACACCAATCTGACCGAAATTGAAGTTGCCGCAGGTGACAACCGTATTCGCGTCGCCCGTCAGGGCACCATGGTTGCTGCTGCTCCGGCTGTGGCTCCGGCTGCGTCCGCGCCGGCTGTTGCGGCGCCGTCTGATGCCGCCTCCCATCCGGGTGCGGTTAAATCGCCGATGGTCGGCGTTGTCTATTTTGCACCGGAACCGGGTGCGGCTCCGTTCATCTCGGTCGGCGCAAGCATTGCCGAAGGCCAGACCCTGATGCTGATCGAAGCGATGAAGACCTTCAACCCGATCCGCGCACCAAAATCTGGCAAGATTACCCAGATTATCGCGACCGACGGCCATCCGGTCGAATATGACGAGCCGCTAGTCATTATTGAATAA
- the accC gene encoding acetyl-CoA carboxylase biotin carboxylase subunit codes for MFDKILIANRGEIALRIQRACREMGIKTVAVHSTADADAMHVRLADESVCIGPAASKDSYLNIPAILSAAEITGAEAIHPGYGFLSENADFASMVEEHGFAFIGPTPEHIRMMGDKITAKQTAEKLGIPCVPGSDGEITSVDEARKCAKEIGFPVLIKASGGGGGRGMKVVEREEDLAEAFSMTRKEALQNFGNAAVYMEKYLGKPRHIELQVIGDTHGNAVHLFERDCSLQRRHQKVLEEAPSPTLTPEERERIGSTVANAMIGMGYRNAGTIEFLYENGEFYFIEMNTRLQVEHPVTEMISGVDLVREQIRVAAGLELSFKQEDLEIHGHAIECRINAEDPQTFVPSPGKIKEYHAPGGLGVRVDSGIYTGYSIPPYYDSMIAKLIVHGRDREECMMRLRRALAEYAIGGIKTTIPLHQTLLANPDIQKGDYDIHWLEKFMGMNKTL; via the coding sequence ATGTTCGACAAAATCCTGATTGCCAACCGTGGCGAAATCGCGCTTCGTATTCAGCGCGCCTGCCGCGAAATGGGCATCAAAACTGTCGCGGTGCATTCCACTGCTGATGCGGACGCCATGCATGTGCGTCTGGCCGACGAATCGGTCTGCATCGGCCCGGCTGCATCCAAAGACAGCTATCTGAATATTCCGGCCATTCTTTCGGCTGCTGAAATCACCGGCGCTGAGGCCATCCATCCGGGCTATGGGTTCCTGTCGGAAAACGCCGATTTCGCCTCCATGGTCGAAGAGCACGGCTTTGCCTTCATTGGCCCGACGCCGGAACATATCCGCATGATGGGTGACAAGATCACGGCAAAACAGACGGCCGAAAAGCTTGGCATTCCGTGTGTTCCGGGATCTGATGGTGAAATCACCAGCGTTGACGAAGCCCGCAAATGCGCCAAAGAGATCGGCTTCCCGGTCCTGATCAAGGCATCAGGCGGCGGCGGCGGTCGCGGCATGAAAGTGGTCGAGCGCGAAGAAGACCTTGCCGAAGCATTTTCCATGACCCGTAAGGAAGCATTGCAGAACTTTGGCAATGCCGCCGTTTACATGGAAAAGTACCTTGGCAAACCGCGCCATATCGAATTGCAGGTCATCGGGGATACGCACGGCAACGCCGTTCACCTGTTTGAACGCGATTGCTCCTTGCAGCGCCGCCACCAGAAGGTGCTTGAAGAGGCCCCTTCTCCGACCCTGACGCCCGAAGAACGCGAACGGATCGGTTCCACGGTTGCCAATGCCATGATCGGCATGGGCTATCGCAATGCCGGCACCATCGAGTTCCTCTATGAAAATGGCGAGTTCTATTTCATCGAAATGAACACCCGCCTTCAGGTGGAACACCCGGTCACCGAAATGATTTCCGGTGTTGACCTTGTGCGCGAACAGATCCGCGTTGCAGCTGGTCTTGAGCTGTCATTCAAGCAGGAAGACCTTGAAATTCATGGTCACGCTATTGAATGCCGCATCAACGCCGAAGACCCGCAGACCTTTGTCCCGTCACCGGGCAAGATCAAGGAATATCATGCACCTGGCGGACTGGGCGTTCGTGTCGATAGCGGTATTTATACCGGTTATTCGATCCCGCCTTATTATGACAGCATGATCGCAAAGTTGATTGTTCATGGTCGCGACCGTGAAGAATGCATGATGCGTCTGCGCCGTGCGCTGGCGGAATACGCGATTGGTGGCATCAAAACCACCATTCCGCTGCATCAGACACTTCTTGCCAACCCGGACATCCAGAAAGGGGATTATGACATCCACTGGCTGGAAAAGTTCATGGGCATGAATAAAACGTTGTGA
- the aat gene encoding leucyl/phenylalanyl-tRNA--protein transferase, which translates to MSNQLTPDLLIRAYSVGLFPMAESHDDPTLYWIDPEWRGVLPLDGFHVPRSLRKAVRKGTYKIHVDRAFPDVIRACAEPTDTRDDTWINSNILDAYCALHKMGCAHSIEAWKDGELVGGLYGVSLGKAFFGESMFSRATNASKVALVHLVALMRQGGYSLLDTQFVNDHLKQFGVEEIPRERYRNELAKALTGRANLPFEVDPEILEETLTGGDSKPHSPS; encoded by the coding sequence ATGTCAAACCAGCTGACACCTGATCTTTTGATCCGCGCCTATTCCGTCGGCCTGTTTCCAATGGCCGAAAGCCACGACGATCCAACCCTGTACTGGATTGATCCGGAGTGGCGCGGCGTCTTGCCGCTTGACGGGTTTCATGTCCCGCGCAGCCTGCGCAAGGCTGTGCGCAAGGGCACGTACAAGATCCATGTCGACCGGGCCTTTCCTGATGTCATCCGCGCCTGTGCGGAGCCCACCGATACCCGCGACGATACCTGGATCAACAGCAACATTCTTGATGCATATTGTGCGCTTCACAAGATGGGCTGCGCGCATTCGATCGAGGCATGGAAAGATGGCGAGCTGGTTGGTGGTTTGTATGGCGTTAGTCTGGGCAAGGCGTTCTTTGGTGAAAGCATGTTTTCACGCGCGACAAATGCGTCAAAAGTCGCCCTCGTCCATCTGGTCGCACTGATGCGTCAGGGGGGCTACAGCCTGCTTGATACGCAGTTTGTCAATGACCACCTCAAACAGTTCGGGGTTGAGGAAATCCCGCGCGAACGGTATCGCAACGAGCTGGCAAAGGCATTGACGGGGCGCGCCAACCTTCCGTTTGAAGTCGATCCCGAAATCCTTGAAGAAACCCTGACAGGCGGCGATAGTAAGCCACACTCGCCGTCCTGA
- a CDS encoding GNAT family N-acetyltransferase codes for MQIRPATEQDVPAILDIVAPILRAGDTYAIDSNLSDDEVISYWMGKDKVTLVAEEDGKIVGTYYIRQNQGGGGSHVCNCGYMTSPAASGRGIARRMCEDSLVRAKDLGYRAMQFNFVIASNAAAVHLWPKLGFEIVGRLPGAFMHPTLGETDALVMYRKL; via the coding sequence ATGCAAATTCGCCCCGCAACCGAACAAGATGTTCCCGCCATTCTTGATATTGTCGCCCCCATCCTTCGGGCCGGGGATACCTATGCCATTGATAGCAATCTAAGCGACGATGAGGTCATTTCCTATTGGATGGGAAAGGACAAGGTCACACTGGTTGCCGAGGAAGACGGCAAGATCGTTGGCACCTATTACATCCGCCAAAATCAGGGCGGCGGCGGATCGCATGTTTGTAATTGCGGCTATATGACATCCCCTGCGGCAAGTGGTCGGGGCATTGCGCGGCGCATGTGTGAAGATTCATTGGTCCGTGCCAAGGATCTTGGATACCGCGCGATGCAGTTCAATTTCGTCATCGCCAGTAACGCCGCCGCGGTACATCTTTGGCCAAAGCTTGGATTTGAGATTGTCGGTCGCCTGCCCGGTGCCTTCATGCACCCGACATTGGGCGAAACTGATGCATTGGTTATGTATCGCAAGCTGTAA